The Triticum aestivum cultivar Chinese Spring chromosome 3A, IWGSC CS RefSeq v2.1, whole genome shotgun sequence genome includes a region encoding these proteins:
- the LOC123060275 gene encoding zinc finger protein 511 has translation MQQNPAEAMEASAPSEAEAPKDAGPWLGFWEVSRRRLTPDDPFFAAGDMERELLAKHVALDLSDDDRYQLEKMDVASVSMVCCPIAGCGAHLDCLEDFEDHYSTRHTASCSVCSRVYPTSRLLSIHISEAHDSFFQAKVARGFPMYECLVEGCGEKLKTYKSRQQHLVDKHQFPNSFEFFKRAQPSQRHRQKYHHRRQTAYKGEETRDTVMDVDGKNPRQSKPRYRPKQRDHKEPKENEHGHKESKDNEHHEKEAKESDMEVEQKIDELSSAVSRLSTADSVPSSITFGHRRARGLTFVPRSIRQNKQVSQPEAN, from the exons ATGCAGCAGAATCCTGCTGAGGCCATGGAGGCCTCCGCGCCGTCGGAGGCCGAGGCGCCCAAAGATGCGGGGCCGTGGCTAGGGTTCTGGGAGGTGTCGCGGCGGCGGTTGACCCCCGACGACCCCTTCTTCGCCGCCGGCGACATGGAGCGCGAGCTACTCGCCAAACAC GTTGCCCTGGATCTCTCGGATGATGACCGGTACCAACTTGAGAAGATGGATGTGGCGAGCGTGAG CATGGTGTGTTGTCCAATTGCTGGTTGCGGTGCTCATCTAGATTGCTTGGAGGACTTTGAAGACCACTACAGCACACGGCATACTGCTTCATGCTCTGTATGTTCAAGAGTGTACCCAACATCAAGGTTGCTGAGTATTCATATTTCTGAGGCGCATGATTCCTTCTTCCAAGCAAAAGTCGCTCGTGGTTTTCCGATG TACGAATGTTTGGTGGAGGGTTGTGGGGAGAAGTTGAAGACGTACAAAAGTCGGCAGCAGCATCTTGTTGATAAGCATCAATTTCCCAACTCATTTGAATTCTTCAAAAGAGCACAACCTTCCCAGCGGCATCGTCAGAAGTATCATCATCGAAGGCAAACTGCTTATAAGGGAGAAGAGACAAGGGATACTGTCATGGACGTTGATGGGAAGAATCCAAGGCAATCGAAACCGAGATATCGGCCGAAGCAACGTGATCATAAGGAGCCGAAAGAAAATGAACATGGTCACAAGGAGTCGAAAGACAATGAGCATCATGAGAAGGAGGCCAAGGAGAGCGACATGGAGGTCGAACAGAAGATTGATGAACTGTCCTCGGCTGTATCAAGGCTGAGCACTGCAGATTCGGTGCCTTCGAGCATAACCTTTGGCCATCGCCGTGCTCGTGGTCTTACTTTTGTCCCAAGATCTATTAGGCAGAACAAGCAGGTCTCTCAGCCAGAAGCAAATTGA